In a genomic window of Gloeocapsopsis dulcis:
- a CDS encoding DUF1361 domain-containing protein — MIETLFNNLLYILQAHSRWMSWNLFLAFIPLGLSVFLFRRKSLRRSLIWWLGFLIFFAFLPNAPYVLTDIIHLVAYIRRVDSIWLITLIIFPLYLLFMLLGFEAYVISLINLGSYLHRLGKTQWIFSAELMSHALCAIGVYLGRFQRFNSWDLVTQLDVVATSLIENLLGKRPIVIIAITFIVITVLYWIAKQASLGIVLRQRSFKSRQQNLNRVSQTEF, encoded by the coding sequence ATGATAGAAACACTTTTTAATAACCTTCTATATATCTTACAAGCTCATAGTCGTTGGATGAGTTGGAATTTGTTTTTAGCTTTCATTCCTTTGGGGTTAAGCGTTTTCTTGTTTCGGCGTAAAAGTTTAAGACGTTCTCTAATTTGGTGGTTAGGATTTCTTATCTTCTTTGCTTTTCTTCCAAATGCACCTTATGTTTTAACAGATATTATTCATTTAGTGGCATATATCCGTAGAGTTGATTCTATATGGCTAATTACTTTAATTATATTTCCCTTATACTTGTTATTTATGTTACTAGGATTTGAAGCATATGTTATATCTTTAATTAACTTAGGTTCCTACTTACATCGTTTAGGAAAAACTCAATGGATTTTCAGTGCTGAATTAATGTCTCATGCTTTGTGTGCGATAGGAGTTTATTTAGGTCGATTTCAGAGATTTAACAGTTGGGACTTAGTTACGCAATTAGATGTTGTAGCTACTAGTTTAATAGAAAATTTATTAGGTAAGCGACCAATTGTTATCATTGCAATTACTTTTATTGTAATTACTGTTTTATACTGGATTGCCAAACAAGCAAGCTTAGGAATTGTTTTACGGCAACGTAGTTTTAAGTCACGACAGCAGAATTTAAATCGTGTTTCGCAAACTGAGTTTTAA
- a CDS encoding SAM hydrolase/SAM-dependent halogenase family protein yields the protein MITLLTDFGLSDVYVGVMKGIISQINPQINVIDLTHQIPPQNIAAARFCLMNAYSYFPHGTVHLGVVDPGVGSTRRAIAVKFATGFLVGPDNGIFSGVLSQSPALSAVELTNSDYWWVTQSSATFHGRDIFAPVAAHLASGVLLDDLGSAIDIASLVKLELPNRTVIDTSIHGCIQYIDSFGNLMTNIPGDDIIGKRWIVIAGGVEIPGGKTYSDQPHLSAIALIGSHGWIEIAVNGGNARSQLHLDYLDPVQVLF from the coding sequence ATGATAACTTTGCTGACTGACTTTGGATTAAGTGATGTATATGTGGGTGTGATGAAAGGGATAATATCTCAAATAAATCCTCAGATAAATGTTATTGATCTTACACATCAAATTCCTCCACAAAATATCGCAGCAGCAAGATTTTGCTTAATGAATGCTTATAGTTACTTCCCCCATGGCACTGTCCATCTTGGTGTTGTCGATCCTGGTGTGGGTAGTACGAGACGAGCGATCGCAGTAAAATTTGCCACAGGGTTTTTGGTTGGACCTGATAACGGGATATTTAGTGGTGTATTAAGTCAAAGTCCAGCCTTGAGTGCGGTAGAACTAACAAATTCGGATTACTGGTGGGTTACGCAGAGTAGTGCAACGTTTCATGGTAGAGATATTTTTGCACCTGTTGCGGCGCATCTTGCTAGTGGAGTTTTGCTTGATGATTTGGGAAGCGCAATTGATATCGCATCATTGGTAAAACTAGAGTTACCAAATCGCACTGTCATAGACACAAGTATTCATGGGTGTATTCAATATATTGATAGTTTTGGTAATTTAATGACTAATATTCCTGGTGACGACATTATTGGTAAACGGTGGATTGTTATCGCGGGAGGAGTAGAAATACCAGGAGGTAAGACATATAGCGATCAACCGCACTTAAGTGCGATCGCTCTTATTGGTAGTCATGGTTGGATTGAAATTGCAGTTAATGGTGGTAACGCGCGATCGCAGCTACACTTGGATTATTTAGATCCTGTTCAGGTCTTATTTTGA
- a CDS encoding DUF2301 domain-containing membrane protein, whose translation MTQHASEAIYQGQFGEFTINDSDRTGVIVYRAGLMVAALTFALGSALVLLNYDAVNLQILTPLFACFCIALGVSLLTIHIYLAALHRLLQVFWVIGTLSAVFFAVSSLEPLAITIYNHPTTLFGIGFVFAALTGIYFKEAFCFNRVETKVLTPLVPILLLGHILQVLPVQWEQTMLAVWAIFFIVFALRKVVQPIPPDIGDKSVFAYLKQQGSKTSEF comes from the coding sequence ATGACTCAACATGCATCTGAAGCAATTTACCAAGGTCAATTTGGTGAATTCACAATTAATGACAGCGATCGCACTGGTGTTATTGTCTATCGTGCGGGTTTAATGGTAGCTGCGTTGACTTTCGCCCTTGGTAGTGCTTTAGTATTACTGAATTACGACGCAGTAAATTTACAAATTTTAACTCCTTTATTTGCTTGTTTTTGCATAGCACTAGGTGTCAGTTTATTGACAATCCATATTTATTTAGCAGCACTACATCGGTTACTCCAAGTTTTTTGGGTAATTGGCACGTTATCTGCTGTGTTTTTCGCAGTTTCTAGTCTTGAACCTTTAGCAATCACAATTTACAATCATCCGACGACTTTATTTGGTATTGGTTTTGTCTTTGCTGCTTTGACAGGAATTTATTTTAAAGAAGCTTTTTGCTTTAATCGTGTAGAAACAAAAGTTTTGACACCATTAGTACCAATTCTATTATTGGGGCATATATTACAAGTTTTACCTGTGCAATGGGAACAAACAATGCTAGCAGTTTGGGCAATATTCTTTATCGTGTTTGCCCTGCGTAAGGTAGTCCAACCTATTCCTCCAGATATCGGAGATAAATCAGTTTTTGCTTATCTAAAACAACAGGGATCTAAAACTTCTGAGTTTTGA
- the dprA gene encoding DNA-processing protein DprA — protein MLAERAYWLAWSQISGIGPVLLQRLQQHFGTLATAWYAKENELQQVEGFGVQTIAAVSAGRSQLHPEQLLLAHQQQNLDFWTPVDTDYPQLLLEIPSPPPILYYRGEVDLQENFGQKSLISIVGTRNPSEYGKRWTRKLSTVLARNGFTVVSGLADGIDTEAHHGCLAAGGRTIAVLGTGVDVVYPSRNRDLYQQILHHGLVVSEYPAKTPPDRAHFPRRNRIIAGLTRAVLVLEAPTRSGALITAHYANEFCRDVYALPGSLDTPRSLGCLELLHKGAGVILGEDSLLEMLGSMPQIDKVQLPSATQLPELTPELEKVFQAIAAESMPFDLIVQQTGYSASHVSSALLQLELVGLVSQLPGMRYQRC, from the coding sequence TTGTTAGCTGAACGCGCCTACTGGCTTGCTTGGTCACAAATTAGCGGAATTGGACCAGTTTTGTTGCAACGATTGCAACAGCATTTTGGAACTTTAGCTACAGCATGGTACGCGAAAGAAAACGAGTTACAGCAAGTTGAAGGTTTTGGAGTTCAGACAATTGCAGCAGTCAGTGCAGGGCGATCGCAGCTTCATCCAGAACAGCTTTTACTCGCACACCAACAACAAAATCTAGATTTCTGGACACCTGTAGATACTGATTATCCCCAATTGCTCTTAGAAATTCCTAGTCCACCACCAATCCTGTATTATCGTGGTGAGGTTGATCTCCAGGAAAATTTTGGGCAAAAATCCCTCATTAGTATCGTTGGTACGCGCAATCCTTCAGAATATGGTAAGCGTTGGACACGCAAACTTAGTACCGTTCTAGCAAGAAATGGGTTTACAGTTGTTTCAGGTTTAGCTGATGGAATTGATACTGAAGCACATCACGGCTGCTTAGCAGCTGGAGGAAGAACAATTGCAGTATTGGGTACTGGTGTTGATGTTGTGTATCCATCCCGAAATCGCGATCTCTACCAGCAAATTCTCCATCATGGGTTAGTTGTCAGCGAGTATCCTGCTAAAACACCACCAGATCGCGCCCATTTTCCCCGTCGTAATCGTATTATCGCTGGTTTGACTCGTGCAGTACTAGTTCTAGAAGCGCCTACGCGTTCAGGGGCATTAATTACCGCGCATTATGCGAATGAATTTTGTCGCGATGTCTACGCATTACCAGGATCTTTAGATACTCCGCGATCGCTGGGCTGCTTGGAGTTATTGCATAAAGGCGCTGGAGTTATTTTAGGCGAAGATTCTTTACTAGAAATGTTAGGTTCAATGCCTCAAATTGATAAGGTACAGCTACCATCAGCAACACAACTACCAGAATTAACACCAGAGTTGGAGAAAGTATTTCAGGCGATCGCTGCTGAGTCGATGCCATTTGACTTGATTGTCCAACAAACAGGTTACTCAGCAAGTCACGTTTCCAGCGCACTCTTACAGCTAGAACTTGTTGGGCTGGTGTCTCAATTACCTGGAATGCGCTATCAGCGATGCTAA
- the petA gene encoding cytochrome f produces MKKVLSTKAIVKTLVIAIATFTFLLASDLVLPQSAAAYPFWAQQTYPETPREPTGRIVCANCHLAAKPTEVEIPQSVLPDTVFEAVVKIPYDTNTQQVLSDGSLGGLNVGAVLMLPEGFKIAPPERISEEMKEKVGDLYFQPYSEDKENIVIVGPLPGEQYQEIVFPVLSPDPRSDKNIHFGKYPVHVGGNRGRGQVYPTGEKSNNTVYNASAAGTIAKINQTTDENGTTQYQVTINADSGEIVETIPQGPKLIVSEGQTVAAGDALTDNPNIGGFGQDDGEIVLQSAARIQWLMAFLAAIMLCQVLLVLKKKQVEKVQAAEMNF; encoded by the coding sequence ATGAAAAAAGTGTTATCAACAAAAGCGATTGTTAAGACGCTAGTTATCGCGATCGCTACTTTCACCTTCCTGCTAGCAAGCGATCTGGTGCTTCCCCAGTCAGCTGCTGCTTATCCTTTTTGGGCGCAGCAAACCTATCCTGAAACTCCCCGCGAACCTACGGGGAGAATTGTATGCGCTAACTGTCACTTAGCTGCTAAACCCACAGAAGTAGAAATACCGCAATCTGTACTGCCCGACACTGTATTTGAAGCAGTTGTGAAAATTCCCTACGATACCAACACTCAGCAGGTACTCAGTGATGGTTCTCTGGGTGGATTAAATGTCGGGGCAGTATTGATGTTACCCGAAGGCTTTAAGATTGCCCCTCCTGAACGCATTTCGGAGGAGATGAAAGAAAAAGTCGGCGATCTTTACTTCCAGCCCTACAGCGAAGATAAAGAAAATATTGTTATCGTTGGACCTTTACCAGGCGAACAGTATCAAGAAATCGTTTTTCCAGTACTATCACCCGATCCCAGGTCAGACAAAAATATTCACTTTGGTAAATATCCTGTTCATGTAGGTGGTAATCGCGGACGAGGTCAAGTTTACCCTACAGGCGAAAAAAGTAACAACACAGTTTACAATGCCTCCGCAGCAGGGACAATTGCCAAAATCAATCAAACTACTGATGAAAATGGGACAACACAGTACCAAGTCACCATTAATGCTGATTCAGGTGAAATTGTTGAAACAATTCCCCAAGGACCAAAACTGATTGTCTCAGAAGGACAAACAGTAGCAGCTGGCGATGCTTTGACTGATAACCCAAACATTGGTGGTTTTGGTCAAGACGATGGTGAAATTGTGCTGCAAAGTGCCGCAAGAATTCAATGGTTAATGGCATTTTTAGCCGCAATCATGCTATGTCAAGTACTGCTAGTACTGAAGAAAAAACAAGTCGAGAAAGTACAAGCAGCAGAAATGAATTTCTAA
- the petC gene encoding cytochrome b6-f complex iron-sulfur subunit, producing MAQMSKSMDVPDMGRRQFMNLLTFGTITGTALGALYPVVKFFIPPSSGGAGGGVKAKDALGNDISVSNFLETHNPGDRVLAQGLKGDPTYIVVESKEAIGDYGMNAVCTHLGCVVPWNAAENKFKCPCHGSQYDETGKVVRGPAPLSLALVHVKPEDDKISITSWTETDFRTGESPWWT from the coding sequence ATGGCTCAAATGTCTAAATCCATGGACGTACCCGATATGGGGCGTCGTCAATTCATGAACTTGCTCACCTTTGGTACGATCACCGGAACAGCTTTAGGAGCATTGTATCCGGTAGTGAAGTTCTTTATTCCACCTAGCAGTGGTGGTGCTGGTGGTGGTGTCAAAGCAAAAGACGCACTGGGTAATGATATCAGCGTCAGTAACTTCTTAGAAACGCACAATCCAGGCGATCGCGTACTTGCACAAGGACTCAAAGGCGATCCGACTTACATAGTCGTTGAAAGTAAAGAAGCAATTGGGGATTACGGGATGAACGCGGTATGCACCCACCTCGGTTGTGTTGTTCCTTGGAATGCAGCAGAAAACAAATTTAAGTGCCCTTGTCATGGCTCGCAGTATGATGAAACTGGCAAAGTTGTTCGAGGTCCAGCACCGCTATCGTTAGCACTTGTACATGTCAAGCCAGAAGACGATAAAATTTCCATCACGTCTTGGACTGAAACAGATTTTCGTACTGGTGAATCGCCTTGGTGGACTTAA
- a CDS encoding DUF3067 family protein: protein MTGKELRQLLLDKWGRSYDVQLRRVQGRVFLQVMWKYLEQASFPLTEAEYQEHMDAIANYLQALGGTQQVQQFIAKTRERPRLGKAVSIPLDLDLGERASEWLI, encoded by the coding sequence ATGACAGGAAAGGAGTTACGCCAGCTATTGTTAGATAAATGGGGGCGTTCGTATGATGTTCAACTACGACGCGTTCAGGGCAGAGTTTTTTTGCAGGTGATGTGGAAATACTTAGAACAAGCGTCTTTTCCTCTCACTGAGGCAGAATACCAAGAGCATATGGATGCGATCGCCAATTATCTGCAAGCTTTAGGTGGAACACAGCAAGTACAACAGTTCATTGCAAAGACTCGCGAACGTCCTCGACTAGGTAAAGCCGTGAGTATTCCTCTAGATTTAGATTTGGGCGAACGTGCTTCGGAATGGCTGATCTAG
- a CDS encoding tRNA-binding protein, translating into MKNCSSTLSNPHKIDARSTEITYSEFEKVEIRVGKIIKVTDFPEARKPAYKLWIDFGALGIKKSSAQITNYQREELIDKQVLAVTNFSPRQVANFMSEVLVLGAVLDDGQVVLIKTDRDVPLGNRIL; encoded by the coding sequence ATGAAGAATTGTTCTTCTACTTTATCTAACCCACATAAAATTGACGCACGATCGACAGAAATCACGTACAGCGAGTTTGAGAAAGTAGAAATTCGTGTCGGCAAGATCATAAAAGTTACAGATTTTCCAGAAGCCAGAAAACCAGCATATAAACTGTGGATTGATTTTGGCGCGTTGGGAATTAAGAAATCTAGTGCTCAAATTACCAACTATCAACGCGAAGAATTAATAGATAAACAGGTTCTAGCTGTTACCAACTTTTCCCCGCGCCAAGTTGCAAATTTCATGTCAGAAGTGTTAGTTCTAGGTGCTGTCTTAGACGATGGGCAAGTTGTATTAATTAAGACCGATCGCGATGTCCCTCTTGGCAACAGAATTTTGTAA